GCACAGCTTGCCGAAAGCGGACTGCCCGCGGCTGCGGTCGTCGACCGCGATTTGAAATTGACCGGCATCATTGTGGCAAAAGAACTTTTTTCGATATTGGGAAAACCGTTCGGACGGGATCTGCTGTTCCGTAAGGCGATCGGCAGTGCGGCGTCCTCCGCCGTCTCTTTTTTGTATACGGAACAGATTCGCGAAGTGGAACCGCATCTGGTGCAGGATTTCGCGATGGATGAAAACAGATATTATTGTCTGGTAGACGAGCGCGGCGCGTTCTGCGGCATTTTTTCGGTAAAAGATATGCTCGTGTATTCGGCCGAGATGCAGAAACGCGATATGAATCTTGCCGGAAGCATTCAAAGCCGCATCGTTCCGCAGTATACGTACCGGCGGGGGCATTCGTGTGAACTGGCAAGCACCGTCGTTATGGCGCAGAGTGTGGGCGGGGATTATTATCACGTACGCGAATACGAACCGGGCAAATGGTTTTTCTGTTTATGCGACATATCAGGAAAAGGAATCGCCGCGGCGATCATAACCGCCGTTCTTGAAGGGTTCCTGTGTACCGCCGATTACCGGGCGGGGCTTGCGGTTTTGGTGGAACGGCTGAACGCACTGATACTGCACACGTTTTCACTCGAAAAATACGTAACCGGCGTTTTCTGTTTGTACGACGAGCCGTCCGGCTGTCTGACGTATTGCGATATGGGGCACGGCTTGATTTACCGCCGGAAAACGGCTGACGGACGGCCGGTTTTCGTACCGGCAGCCGCTTCCGCCGACAACATGCCGGTGGGCATTATGGAAGACGTGCCGGTCGAAGTAAAAACGATGCAGATCGCGCGGGGCGAAGTGCTCGTACTGTTTACGGACGGATTATCCGAACAGACCGACCAGAAAGGCAACGCGTTCGATCTTTGTATCGTTTCCGATTGCATATCCGAAGCGTTCCGTGCGCGGCGGAATACGTCGGAAGGCGTGCTGCGCCGCGTAAAAATCGCCGTACTGGAAGCGTTTTATCAGTTTCGCGCGGACGCGGCGCAGCACGACGACCTGAGTCTGTTCATGCTGCACCGTTTTTCCTGAGCCGGCGGCTCAGCGGTGATAATAATAGGCCGGAAACGGAACGTCCGGCACGACCGATTCCGCCGCTTTCCGCAGCAATCGGGTTTCAGCCGACTGAGCGTCCGCTCCGGTAATCAGCCTGCCGGCCGCGGCGCGTGCGTTCATCAAATAGCGGTACAGTGAAGTTTTCGATTCCGGTGCGAACCATACGGTTTCGAGCGCCGGATTTTCAAATACGTCGTTCAGCAGGATGTCGACGGCGTCGCCGTAACGCGCTATTTCGTCTATAAGCCCGTGTTCAAGCGCCTGCGCGGCCGTGTAGACTCTGCCGTCGGCGAGCGCCGTTACCTGTTCAATGTCCAGGCCGCGGCTTTCGGCAACAATGCCGGTGAACTGATCGTAGCATTCGTCGGCGATGGACTGCATGATTGAACGCTGTTCTTCGGTCAGCGGACGGTTTATGCTCAGCATGTCTTTATTTCGGCCCGCGGTGAACGTGTTCATTTTAATACCGTATTTGTCCATCAGCGCGGATAAATCGACCGACTGCCCGCTGATGACTCCGATGGAACCGGTCAGCGTGTTCCTGTTTGCTATCAGATAATCGGCGGCGCAGGCGATGTAATAGCCGCCGGAGGCCGCCAGCGGTCCCAAGTACGCCAAGACGGGATTGCCCGTCGTTTCCTTGTATTTAACGAGTTCAAGATAGACTTCGTCCGACTGATAAACGCCGCCGCCGGGAGAGTCGATATACAGCAGTATTCCGACGTTTTTGGAATCGGCCGCAAGTGCGCCGATCGTGTCGAGCAGCCATTGCTGATCGTAGGTGTCGTTTTTTTCTTCAATGACGCCTTCAATACTGACGACGGCAAGATACTCTTTCAATGAAAAACGCGGTTTGGTGCCGAATTGTTTGCCGTTCACCGTAACGGAAAACGGCGTCGCCGCGTGCTGCCGGTTGCCCAGTACGATTTGGCCGATACCGACGAGCGCCGCACCGGCGAACAATATGATGAGAATTATCAGCCCTTTTTTATCGGCAGCTTTCTTTTTCCGCTGTATCTTTCCGGGAACGGGCAGCGTTTCCGGTGAATACTGTTCCCGGGGGGAACCGTTTTCCTGATCGTGTGTAAAATCGTCCATCTGTTTTAACGTCCCGTGAAATCGGATTCATTGAGCACACCCGCCGTCAGCGCCTGCCGTTTCAGATATGCGTACGCGTGCGTCTGGCTTGCGCGGATATACGGTATCAGCCAGAGCAGTCCGATGCCGAGTGTCGGTATGCAAAGCAGACCCCAGCCTAAAAAGCTCAAATCCAAAACGAACAAATCGCCTTTGTATCCTTTGGTCATGGCCATGCTCATTTTCATTGCCTTTCTGACGGTGATTCCGGGATTTTCCGCAATGATGAAAAACATTTGGGAATACGCGAATGCTTTGACGATGCCGGGAATCAGGAACAGCAGCGCCCACAGCCATACCCACAGCACGAACCACAACATGCCGAGAATTCCTTCTTTCCACTTGTTCAGCGCTTCAAGGAACGTGTTGAACGGTGCGTCCGACGGGTTCCGGATAAATTGCAGAAAATACGCCGTTTCGGCAATCAGCAGAATACCCGAAATGATCACCGCCAATATGTTAAGGATAATCGGCATGGCCGAATCCGGCTGCACCGCGCTCGGCAGTGACATAAGCAAATTTATACCGCCGATAATCAGCGTTATCAGAATCGGTACTTTCCAGTGACCTTTGAGATTTCCTTTCGCTGCCGTTTTATAAGCTAAACGATCAAACATTAATGTTCCTCCTGATTTGATATGAAAATAGTATACGGTATATTATTTCTTTACGCAATTACCGGCCGAAACCCGCTTTGCCGTCGGCGTTTGCGAGCATTTCGCTGTAATATCTGGATTCGATGCATTCCGTTCCGATCCCACATTTGCGCAGCGTGTCCATGAGTTCCGTTTTTGCCGCGGAAACGACGTGCGGCAGGTTCGATTCTTCGTTGATTTCGATTTCGATAAAATCGCCGATCGGCGGCACCGTACAGAGTTCTATCAGCGTGCCGGCGGTTTTCCACTGATAGACGGTCTTCAGTTTGCGGACTGCAACCGTGAATCCGGAATCTTTGAGGAACGTTTCAAACGGCAGCCGGGTGTTTATCGTGAATTCCTGTTCGTCGTTTACTTCAAAAGCCGCTCCGTCCGCCGCGGTTCTCAGTTCTTTTCGCTTGTACGTTACGATTATCGAGCCGGGTTCTTCCGGTGTGCCGGCGCCCCGTTCTGCAGAAACGCCGCCGTTCGCGCCGGGCAGTTCATCGCTCAATTCCAGCGGAATTTCTTCCCGAATCCGTATCTGGACGCCCGTTGCGGAATGTTTCCAGTACGTGTCGGTTTTCTGACAGGCTTTTTTGAACGCTGCAAACCCGTTCAGCTGCGTGATCGTTTGTTCCCGATCATAAACGTGTGCTTTTAATTCTATTTCGTACATGGCTATAGTATAGCCCCTTTTTCTGCGAATAACCAGCGGAACGGCTTGTAAGCCGTTTATTTTTTCGCTATGATTTTCCGTATGCGGTTCCGCGCGGAACCGTTCCCGAAATACGGAGTTCTTATGTCAAAATTACGGATGAAAAATGAAAGTGTATGCCGCGGATCTTTTTTTGAAGAGCAGTTGTTCGACCGCACCCGCCGTCTGACGGATGATGAAATACGGCGTTTGGAACGGAACGGAAACCGGGCGGCGAACGGTTCCTGGAACGGGGTTTTCGTAAAAACGGCGCCGGACCGATTCGATCCGGATCTGATTCGGGGCACCGAATTCCGCGGTACGGTCGTTATCGGCAATTTGCAGGCTGCGTCGCTCAAATATCACGACTTGGAACTCGATTGCGGTATTTATAACAGTTATATAGAAAATTGTGTGATCGGAAACGATTCGTGCATCCGGAACGTAAAATATCTGGTAAATTACCGCATCGGCGACCGGGTTATCCTGTTCAATATTGAAGAGATGAGCTGCACCCGGCATTCCAAATTCGGCAACGGTATTCTCAAAGAAGGCGAAGACGAATCGGTGCGAGTCAGAATCGGCGTTTCCAATGAAAACGACGAACGCTCCGTCCTGCCGTTCGAGTCGATGCTGCCGGCGGACGCGTTCATCTGGTCGCGATACCGCGAGGATACGGCGCTGATGAATCGCTTTGTCGAGCTGACCGAATACGGCAACGATAAAAAACGGCGCACGTACGGTATCGTCTGCGACGACGCCGTCGTAAAAAATACGGTTTTGATAAAAGACGCCAAAATCGGCAGTTTTGCGTATATAAAAGGCGCGTTCAAGTTAAAGAACATAACGGTGTGTTCTTCCGAAGCCGAACCGTCGCAGATAGGCGAAGGCGTCGAAATGGTGAACGGCATTATGGGCTACGGCAGTAAGGTTTTTTATCAGGCCGTTGCCGTCCGGTTCGTTATCGGGCGGAACTGCCAGCTTAAATACGGCGCCCGGCTGCTCAATTCCGTGCTGGGCGACAATTCGACGGTGTCGTGCTGCGAACTGCTGAACAACCTGATTTTTCCGTTTCACGAACAGCATCACAACACGTCGTTTCTTATCGCGACGACCGTTTTGGGTCAGTCGAATATCGCGGCGGGGGCCACGATCGGTTCCAATCACAATTCGCGCAGTCCCGACGGCGAAATCTATGCCGGCCGCGGATTTTGGCCGGGATTGTGCTCCGATTTCAAACACAACAGCAAGTTCGCGTCGTTCACGCTCGTCTCGAAAGGTTCGTATCAGAACGAGTTGAACATTACGTATCCGTTTTCACTCGTTTCCATAGACAGTACGGAGCGCGCCGTGCACATCATTCCCGCATATTGGTTTTTGTACAATATGTTCGCGATTGCGCGGAACAATTCCAAATTCCGCAAGCGCGATAAACGCGCGGTAAAAGCGCAGCATATAGAAACCGATCCGCTCGCGCCCGACACGATGCAGGAAGTGCTCGCCGCGCTCGACCGGCTGATCAAATTGACCGGACGGACGCTTCACGCGCTCGATTACCAGTCGGCGAAAGATTTTCTGCACCAGAATCCCGATTCCGATATCGTGCTTGAAGATCCGGGCGCGCAGAAACGGTTCGGTGCGCGCATTCTGAAACCCGCGCAGGGATACCGCGAATACCGTAAAGTCGTCAAATATTTTGCGGTGCGCTCGCTGATGGAATATTGCGCGGCGCGCGGCTCTGATTTTTTGTGTGAAACGATGCTCGCGGAAATAGGCGCCGTGCCGTTGTACACCGAATGGGTGAACGCGGGCGGGCAGGTGCTTCCGCAGGAGCGTTTGAACGAATTGTTCGCCCTCGTAAAAGACGCGCGCATCAAGACGTGGGATGAAGTGCACGCGTTTTACGATGCGTGTCAGGAGTCGTATCTTTCGTATAAAGCCCGCTACGCGCTGTATCTGCTGGAGCGGCTGTATTCGCGCCCCGTCGGTGAGTTTTCTGCGGAAATATACGCCGATATCCGCGGCGACGTAACGGTCGTTTCCAACGATATGTACGAAAGTTCCATCGCATCCCGGCAAAAAGATTACACGGATTTTTTCAGGGCCATGACGTACCGCAACGAAGCGGAGATGACCGCCGTTTTGGGTACGGTGGAAGGCAACGATTTTCTGCAGCAGCTTGAAAGCGATACTGCCGCGTTCAACCGCAAACTGAGCGTGTTTTTCGACCGAATCCGTCCGTAATCGCCCGACCGCCGTGCTGCCGTCTGATTCTGCGTACCAATACGATACTCACTGCCGTTGCAGTGATTCCGATGAGACCGTTGCTTATCAGCATCGCGATGCCGACAGCTTCGCTGTCGAGTGCGGTCCATTTCATCAGTATCCACAACGGCGGAATCCGGTACACGAATAGCCGGACGATGTTCAGCGTCATTGAAATTTTCGTATAACCGAATCCGTA
This sequence is a window from Treponema brennaborense DSM 12168. Protein-coding genes within it:
- a CDS encoding PP2C family protein-serine/threonine phosphatase, with the translated sequence MKTVEPRLIHGERIVRIAENRAYVFADESVHDVSAQLAESGLPAAAVVDRDLKLTGIIVAKELFSILGKPFGRDLLFRKAIGSAASSAVSFLYTEQIREVEPHLVQDFAMDENRYYCLVDERGAFCGIFSVKDMLVYSAEMQKRDMNLAGSIQSRIVPQYTYRRGHSCELASTVVMAQSVGGDYYHVREYEPGKWFFCLCDISGKGIAAAIITAVLEGFLCTADYRAGLAVLVERLNALILHTFSLEKYVTGVFCLYDEPSGCLTYCDMGHGLIYRRKTADGRPVFVPAAASADNMPVGIMEDVPVEVKTMQIARGEVLVLFTDGLSEQTDQKGNAFDLCIVSDCISEAFRARRNTSEGVLRRVKIAVLEAFYQFRADAAQHDDLSLFMLHRFS
- the sppA gene encoding signal peptide peptidase SppA: MDDFTHDQENGSPREQYSPETLPVPGKIQRKKKAADKKGLIILIILFAGAALVGIGQIVLGNRQHAATPFSVTVNGKQFGTKPRFSLKEYLAVVSIEGVIEEKNDTYDQQWLLDTIGALAADSKNVGILLYIDSPGGGVYQSDEVYLELVKYKETTGNPVLAYLGPLAASGGYYIACAADYLIANRNTLTGSIGVISGQSVDLSALMDKYGIKMNTFTAGRNKDMLSINRPLTEEQRSIMQSIADECYDQFTGIVAESRGLDIEQVTALADGRVYTAAQALEHGLIDEIARYGDAVDILLNDVFENPALETVWFAPESKTSLYRYLMNARAAAGRLITGADAQSAETRLLRKAAESVVPDVPFPAYYYHR
- a CDS encoding DUF975 family protein; its protein translation is MFDRLAYKTAAKGNLKGHWKVPILITLIIGGINLLMSLPSAVQPDSAMPIILNILAVIISGILLIAETAYFLQFIRNPSDAPFNTFLEALNKWKEGILGMLWFVLWVWLWALLFLIPGIVKAFAYSQMFFIIAENPGITVRKAMKMSMAMTKGYKGDLFVLDLSFLGWGLLCIPTLGIGLLWLIPYIRASQTHAYAYLKRQALTAGVLNESDFTGR
- a CDS encoding CYTH domain-containing protein, producing MYEIELKAHVYDREQTITQLNGFAAFKKACQKTDTYWKHSATGVQIRIREEIPLELSDELPGANGGVSAERGAGTPEEPGSIIVTYKRKELRTAADGAAFEVNDEQEFTINTRLPFETFLKDSGFTVAVRKLKTVYQWKTAGTLIELCTVPPIGDFIEIEINEESNLPHVVSAAKTELMDTLRKCGIGTECIESRYYSEMLANADGKAGFGR
- a CDS encoding DUF4954 family protein; protein product: MSKLRMKNESVCRGSFFEEQLFDRTRRLTDDEIRRLERNGNRAANGSWNGVFVKTAPDRFDPDLIRGTEFRGTVVIGNLQAASLKYHDLELDCGIYNSYIENCVIGNDSCIRNVKYLVNYRIGDRVILFNIEEMSCTRHSKFGNGILKEGEDESVRVRIGVSNENDERSVLPFESMLPADAFIWSRYREDTALMNRFVELTEYGNDKKRRTYGIVCDDAVVKNTVLIKDAKIGSFAYIKGAFKLKNITVCSSEAEPSQIGEGVEMVNGIMGYGSKVFYQAVAVRFVIGRNCQLKYGARLLNSVLGDNSTVSCCELLNNLIFPFHEQHHNTSFLIATTVLGQSNIAAGATIGSNHNSRSPDGEIYAGRGFWPGLCSDFKHNSKFASFTLVSKGSYQNELNITYPFSLVSIDSTERAVHIIPAYWFLYNMFAIARNNSKFRKRDKRAVKAQHIETDPLAPDTMQEVLAALDRLIKLTGRTLHALDYQSAKDFLHQNPDSDIVLEDPGAQKRFGARILKPAQGYREYRKVVKYFAVRSLMEYCAARGSDFLCETMLAEIGAVPLYTEWVNAGGQVLPQERLNELFALVKDARIKTWDEVHAFYDACQESYLSYKARYALYLLERLYSRPVGEFSAEIYADIRGDVTVVSNDMYESSIASRQKDYTDFFRAMTYRNEAEMTAVLGTVEGNDFLQQLESDTAAFNRKLSVFFDRIRP